One genomic region from Agelaius phoeniceus isolate bAgePho1 chromosome 25, bAgePho1.hap1, whole genome shotgun sequence encodes:
- the FMOD gene encoding fibromodulin, giving the protein MPRATTLILILAGLCMSSLGQYNEEEDLAWLQYYLRQSRASSYNYVPYYEEESPAYAYSYPSATDTEPEPEPEPQQAAPWRCPQECDCPPNFSSAMYCDTRNLRYLPFVPSRMKYVYFQNNLITSIQEGAFDNATELEWLALHNNQISSEKMGKRVFGKLQRLERLYMNNNNLTRLPSPLPRSLRELHLSYNQISKVPPNALEGLENLTALYLSHNFIFEMGASLKGLKSLILADLSYNNLRKVPDGLPASLEQLYLEYNYINAIPDEYFQVSPRLLYVRMSHNSLTNQGLSSNTFNSSSILELDLSYNRLQKIPRVNTNLENLYLQGNQIDEFSISSFCSVVDVVNYSRLQVLRLDGNAIKRNAVPPDAPLCLRRATVIEI; this is encoded by the exons ATGCCTCGGGCCACcaccctcatcctcatcctgGCCGGGCTCTGCATGTCCTCCCTGGGCCAGTACAACGAGGAGGAGGACCTGGCGTGGCTCCAGTACTACCTGCGGCAGTCCCGCGCCTCCTCCTACAACTACGTTCCCTACTACGAGGAGGAGAGCCCCGCGTACGCCTACTCCTACCCCTCTGCCACCGACACGGAGCCCGAGCCCGAGCCCGAGCCGCAGCAGGCGGCGCCCTGGCGGTGTCCCCAGGAGTGTGACTGTCCCCCCAACTTCTCGTCGGCCATGTACTGCGACACGCGCAACCTGCGCTACCTGCCCTTCGTGCCCTCGCGGATGAAGTACGTGTATTTCCAGAACAATCTCATCACCTCCATCCAGGAGGGCGCCTTCGACAACGCCACCGAGCTGGAGTGGCTGGCGCTGCACAACAACCAGATCAGCAGCGAGAAGATGGGGAAAAGGGTTTTTGGGAAGCTGCAGAGGTTGGAGAGGCTCTACATGAACAACAACAACCTGACCAGGCTGCCCAGCCCGCTGCCGCGCTCGCTGCGGGAGCTCCACCTCTCCTACAACCAGATCTCCAAGGTGCCTCCCAACgctctggaggggctggagaacCTCACGGCGCTCTACCTCAGCCACAACTTCATCTTCGAGATGGGCGCGTCCCTCAAGGGGCTCAAGTCGCTGATCCTGGCCGACCTGAGCTACAACAACCTCAGGAAGGTCCCCGACGGGCTGCCGGCGTCGCTGGAGCAGCTCTACCTGGAGTATAACTACATCAACGCCATCCCCGACGAGTAtttccaggtgtcccccaggctgCTCTACGTGAGGATGTCCCACAACAGCCTGACCAACCAAGGGCTCTCCAGCAACACCTTCAACAGCAGTAGCATCCTGGAGCTGGACCTCTCCTACAACCGGCTGCAGAAGATCCCGCGGGTCAACACCAACCTGGAGAACCTCTACCTGCAGGGGAACCAGATCGACg AGTTCTCCATCAGCAGCTTCTGCTCCGTGGTGGACGTGGTGAACTACTCGCGGCTGCAGGTGCTGCGGCTGGACGGCAACGCCATCAAACGCAACGCGGTGCCCCCGGACGCGC
- the PRELP gene encoding prolargin isoform X1, translating into MSRGCCSRQQQGWFRENTRTMRAALAFLLPLALALVASGQRRKPPRRPTRPPLPFEEPVEPTELPPPLPPGPPSVFPDCPRECYCPPDFPSALYCDSRNLRTVPLIPARIHYLYLQNNFIADLPEESFRNATGLKWVNLDNNRIRKVDRKVLEKLENLIFLYMERNQLKEVPAFLPPNLEQLRLSRNQISKIPAGVFNKLENLVLLDLHHNKLSDGVFNKNTFKGLKNLMQLNLAHNILRKMPPGVPSAIHQLFLDRNNIEDIPSDYFKEFPNLAFIRLNYNQISDKGLPKNSFNLTNLLVLHLAHNKLTNVPFISPKLEHLYLNNNSIEKINGTQICPTSLMSIQDFSPSDLDSVPRLRYLRLDGNLLKPPIPLDLMLCFRLLQSVVF; encoded by the exons atgagcaggggctgctgttccaggcagcagcagggatggttcagg GAAAACACCCGGACCATGAGGGCGGCCCTGGCGTTCCTCCTGCCGCTGGCGCTGGCGCTGGTGGCGAGCGGGCAGCGCCGCAAACCCCCCCGCAGACCcacgcggcctcccctgcccttcGAGGAGCCCGtggagcccacagagctgccccctcccctccctccggGCCCTCCGTCCGTGTTCCCCGACTGCCCTCGGGAGTGCTACTGCCCGCCCGACTTCCCCTCGGCGCTGTACTGCGACAGCCGCAACCTGCGCACGGTGCCGCTGATCCCGGCGCGCATCCACTACCTGTACCTGCAGAACAACTTCATCGCCGACCTGCCCGAGGAGTCCTTCCGCAACGCCACCGGCCTCAAGTGGGTCAACCTGGACAACAACCGCATCCGCAAGGTGGACAGGAAGGTGCTGGAGAAGCTGGAGAACCTCATCTTCCTCTACATGGAGAGGAACCAGCTGAAGGAGGTGCCCGCCTTCCTGCCGCCCaacctggagcagctgaggctcagcaggaATCAGATCTCCAAGATCCCCGCTGGGGTCTTCAACAAGCTGGAGAacctggtgctgctggacctGCACCACAACAAGCTGAGCGACGGCGTCTTCAACAAGAACACCTTCAAGGGGCTCAAGAACCTCATGCAGCTCAACCTGGCCCACAACATCCTGAGGAAGATGCCCCCCGGCGTGCCCAGCGCCATCCACCAGCTCTTCCTGGACAGGAACAACATTGAGGACATCCCCAGCGATTATTTCAAGGAGTTTCCCAACCTGGCTTTCATCCGGCTCAACTACAACCAGATCTCGGATAAGGGGCTGCCCAAAAATTCCTTCAACCTCACCAacctgctggtgctgcacctGGCCCACAACAAGCTCACCAACGTGCCCTTCATCAGCCCCAAGCTGGAGCACCTCTACCTGAACAACAACTCCATCGAGA AAATCAACGGCACGCAGATCTGCCCCACCTCGCTGATGTCCATCCAGGATTTCTCTCCCTCCGACCTGGACAGCGTCCCCCGGCTGCGCTACCTGCGGCTGGACGGGAACCTGCTGAAGCCGCCCATCCCTCTGGACCTGATGCTGTGTTTCCGCCTGCTGCAGTCCGTGGTGTTTTAG
- the PRELP gene encoding prolargin isoform X2 — translation MRAALAFLLPLALALVASGQRRKPPRRPTRPPLPFEEPVEPTELPPPLPPGPPSVFPDCPRECYCPPDFPSALYCDSRNLRTVPLIPARIHYLYLQNNFIADLPEESFRNATGLKWVNLDNNRIRKVDRKVLEKLENLIFLYMERNQLKEVPAFLPPNLEQLRLSRNQISKIPAGVFNKLENLVLLDLHHNKLSDGVFNKNTFKGLKNLMQLNLAHNILRKMPPGVPSAIHQLFLDRNNIEDIPSDYFKEFPNLAFIRLNYNQISDKGLPKNSFNLTNLLVLHLAHNKLTNVPFISPKLEHLYLNNNSIEKINGTQICPTSLMSIQDFSPSDLDSVPRLRYLRLDGNLLKPPIPLDLMLCFRLLQSVVF, via the exons ATGAGGGCGGCCCTGGCGTTCCTCCTGCCGCTGGCGCTGGCGCTGGTGGCGAGCGGGCAGCGCCGCAAACCCCCCCGCAGACCcacgcggcctcccctgcccttcGAGGAGCCCGtggagcccacagagctgccccctcccctccctccggGCCCTCCGTCCGTGTTCCCCGACTGCCCTCGGGAGTGCTACTGCCCGCCCGACTTCCCCTCGGCGCTGTACTGCGACAGCCGCAACCTGCGCACGGTGCCGCTGATCCCGGCGCGCATCCACTACCTGTACCTGCAGAACAACTTCATCGCCGACCTGCCCGAGGAGTCCTTCCGCAACGCCACCGGCCTCAAGTGGGTCAACCTGGACAACAACCGCATCCGCAAGGTGGACAGGAAGGTGCTGGAGAAGCTGGAGAACCTCATCTTCCTCTACATGGAGAGGAACCAGCTGAAGGAGGTGCCCGCCTTCCTGCCGCCCaacctggagcagctgaggctcagcaggaATCAGATCTCCAAGATCCCCGCTGGGGTCTTCAACAAGCTGGAGAacctggtgctgctggacctGCACCACAACAAGCTGAGCGACGGCGTCTTCAACAAGAACACCTTCAAGGGGCTCAAGAACCTCATGCAGCTCAACCTGGCCCACAACATCCTGAGGAAGATGCCCCCCGGCGTGCCCAGCGCCATCCACCAGCTCTTCCTGGACAGGAACAACATTGAGGACATCCCCAGCGATTATTTCAAGGAGTTTCCCAACCTGGCTTTCATCCGGCTCAACTACAACCAGATCTCGGATAAGGGGCTGCCCAAAAATTCCTTCAACCTCACCAacctgctggtgctgcacctGGCCCACAACAAGCTCACCAACGTGCCCTTCATCAGCCCCAAGCTGGAGCACCTCTACCTGAACAACAACTCCATCGAGA AAATCAACGGCACGCAGATCTGCCCCACCTCGCTGATGTCCATCCAGGATTTCTCTCCCTCCGACCTGGACAGCGTCCCCCGGCTGCGCTACCTGCGGCTGGACGGGAACCTGCTGAAGCCGCCCATCCCTCTGGACCTGATGCTGTGTTTCCGCCTGCTGCAGTCCGTGGTGTTTTAG